One Stenotrophomonas maltophilia DNA window includes the following coding sequences:
- a CDS encoding CopD family protein, which translates to MQSYYWVKTFHIVFVVAWMATVFYLPRILVNLAETAGQPAVTERLQLMGLRLYRFGHSMFGLAFLLGLVLWLGYKVIPDFPTMVASGGAGWLHAKLGLVVVLLAYFIWIGRLLKGVAKGRALPSSRALRWINEIPLLAFIPIVWLVLAKPF; encoded by the coding sequence ATGCAGAGCTACTACTGGGTCAAGACCTTCCACATCGTGTTCGTGGTGGCGTGGATGGCCACGGTGTTCTACCTGCCGCGCATTCTGGTCAACCTGGCCGAGACCGCAGGCCAGCCGGCGGTGACCGAGCGCCTGCAGCTGATGGGCCTGCGCCTGTACCGCTTCGGCCACTCGATGTTCGGCCTGGCGTTCCTGCTGGGTCTGGTGCTGTGGCTGGGCTACAAGGTCATTCCGGATTTCCCGACGATGGTTGCCTCGGGCGGTGCCGGTTGGCTGCACGCCAAGCTGGGCCTGGTCGTGGTGCTGCTGGCGTATTTCATCTGGATCGGGCGGCTGCTGAAGGGCGTGGCCAAGGGCAGGGCGCTGCCGTCGTCGCGCGCGCTGCGCTGGATCAACGAGATCCCGTTGCTGGCCTTCATTCCGATCGTGTGGCTGGTGTTGGCCAAGCCGTTCTGA
- a CDS encoding acetyl-CoA carboxylase carboxyltransferase subunit alpha — translation MNPNYLDFEQPIADLEAKIQELRNASAGPAVNVEAEVHALQDKLRMRTAQIFRNLTSWQVLQLARHPSRPYTADYLRVMFDEFQELAGDRAFADDKAIMGGLARINGRSVMVIGHQKGRDTKEKIKRNFGMPKPEGYRKALRLMKMAERFGLPVLTLIDTAGAWPGIDAESRGQSEAIARNLIEMAELKVPIICTVIGEGGSGGALALGVGDRTVMLEYSVYSTITPEGCASILWKDAGKAKDAAEQLGLTAPRLKSLGLVDKVVREPTGGAHRNPTQMAKRLKAVLLNELDALEKLSTEQLLEQRYTRLRSYGTYEAA, via the coding sequence ATGAATCCGAACTACCTCGACTTCGAGCAACCCATCGCCGACCTGGAAGCCAAGATCCAGGAACTGCGCAACGCCAGTGCCGGGCCGGCGGTCAATGTCGAGGCGGAAGTGCACGCGCTGCAGGACAAGCTGCGCATGCGCACCGCGCAGATTTTCCGCAACCTGACCTCGTGGCAGGTGCTGCAGCTGGCCCGTCATCCGTCGCGCCCGTACACCGCGGACTACCTCCGCGTCATGTTCGATGAGTTCCAGGAGCTGGCCGGCGACCGTGCCTTCGCCGACGACAAGGCGATCATGGGTGGCCTGGCCCGCATCAACGGCCGTTCGGTGATGGTGATCGGCCACCAGAAGGGCCGCGACACCAAGGAAAAGATCAAGCGCAACTTCGGCATGCCCAAGCCGGAGGGCTACCGCAAGGCACTGCGCCTGATGAAGATGGCCGAGCGCTTCGGCCTGCCGGTGCTGACCCTGATCGACACCGCCGGCGCCTGGCCGGGCATCGACGCCGAATCGCGCGGCCAGTCCGAAGCGATCGCGCGCAACCTGATCGAGATGGCCGAACTGAAGGTGCCGATCATCTGCACCGTGATCGGTGAAGGCGGCTCCGGCGGCGCGCTGGCGCTGGGCGTGGGCGACCGCACCGTGATGCTGGAGTACTCGGTGTACTCGACCATCACCCCGGAAGGCTGCGCCTCGATCCTGTGGAAGGATGCCGGCAAGGCCAAGGATGCCGCCGAGCAGCTGGGCCTGACCGCACCGCGCCTGAAGAGCCTGGGCCTGGTCGACAAGGTCGTGCGCGAGCCGACCGGTGGCGCCCACCGCAACCCGACGCAGATGGCCAAGCGCCTGAAGGCCGTGCTGCTGAACGAACTGGACGCGCTGGAAAAGCTGTCCACCGAGCAGCTGCTGGAGCAGCGTTACACCCGTCTGCGCAGCTACGGCACGTACGAAGCGGCCTGA